Proteins found in one Desulfovibrio sp. genomic segment:
- the phnE gene encoding phosphonate ABC transporter, permease protein PhnE, with translation MTEHRTWTRFTRAQRLARFAVYLGAVALLAVSMDTVEVIPDFLYDAPKQVTDLLRRMWPVDFGAYHKQGIHEALIETLNISTLGTILSLLMAVPLGVMAAPNIVPVGFLNWIARFVLVSSRTVNTLVWAILFVAVFGPGALAGTAAIAFRSIGFCGKLLGEALEEIKPGPIEALKAAGAPWTSILIKGYWPQVAPAFWGLALFRWDINVRESAVIGLVGAGGIGVSLENALNLFRWTQVSLVLLCIFAVVVLAEVFVTHIRQKLI, from the coding sequence ATGACTGAGCACAGAACCTGGACCCGATTCACCAGGGCGCAGCGCCTGGCGCGTTTTGCTGTTTATCTGGGAGCCGTGGCCCTTCTCGCGGTTTCCATGGACACGGTGGAAGTCATTCCGGACTTTCTGTACGACGCCCCCAAACAGGTGACAGACCTGCTGCGTCGCATGTGGCCGGTGGACTTCGGGGCCTACCACAAGCAGGGCATACACGAAGCCCTCATCGAGACCTTGAACATCTCCACCCTGGGAACAATCCTCTCGCTGCTCATGGCCGTGCCGCTCGGGGTCATGGCGGCCCCCAACATCGTGCCGGTGGGCTTTCTCAACTGGATCGCCCGGTTCGTACTGGTCTCCTCGCGCACGGTGAACACCCTGGTGTGGGCCATCCTGTTCGTGGCCGTGTTCGGGCCCGGCGCGCTGGCCGGAACGGCAGCCATCGCTTTTCGCTCCATCGGGTTCTGCGGCAAGCTCCTGGGCGAGGCGTTAGAAGAGATAAAGCCCGGCCCCATCGAGGCGTTGAAAGCTGCAGGAGCCCCCTGGACCAGCATTCTCATCAAGGGCTACTGGCCGCAGGTGGCACCGGCTTTCTGGGGTCTGGCCCTGTTCCGCTGGGACATCAACGTGCGCGAATCCGCGGTCATCGGGCTGGTGGGAGCGGGCGGCATCGGAGTGTCTCTTGAAAACGCGCTCAACCTGTTCCGCTGGACCCAGGTGTCCCTGGTGCTGCTGTGCATCTTCGCCGTGGTGGTGCTGGCCGAAGTGTTCGTAACCCATATCCGCCAGAAGCTCATTTGA
- the phnE gene encoding phosphonate ABC transporter, permease protein PhnE, with translation MNAAMVREPFKPHWWGRMGWLLLVAYCVYALSDLNITWARFTAGLGAGAKFVSEMFPPSTKRLELLTQNLVETVEIAVISSAFGIALSLPLGLLSARNLMPAWLSWPARAIIAISRSFHPVIFAILFVKAVGFGPLAGILTLVFASIGFVGKLFAEAIEEISLKPVEAMTAAGAPFASVLTFAVLPQVFNRFIGFSTYQFDSNLRNSTMIGVVGAGGIGGTLFAAFQRFDYDFLCTILISIIALIMLGESLAIKIKAVFND, from the coding sequence ATGAACGCCGCGATGGTTCGAGAGCCCTTCAAACCCCACTGGTGGGGGCGCATGGGGTGGCTGCTGCTGGTGGCGTACTGCGTCTACGCCCTGTCCGACCTGAACATCACCTGGGCCAGATTCACGGCCGGACTCGGCGCGGGGGCGAAGTTCGTGTCCGAGATGTTCCCGCCAAGCACCAAACGTCTTGAGCTTTTAACGCAGAACCTCGTGGAGACGGTGGAGATCGCGGTCATCTCCTCGGCCTTCGGCATCGCGCTGTCGCTGCCGCTCGGCCTGCTTTCCGCCCGCAATCTCATGCCCGCCTGGCTCTCTTGGCCCGCGCGAGCCATCATCGCCATAAGCCGATCCTTCCATCCGGTCATCTTCGCCATCCTCTTCGTCAAGGCCGTGGGCTTCGGCCCCCTGGCTGGCATCCTGACCCTGGTGTTCGCCTCCATAGGCTTCGTGGGCAAGCTTTTCGCCGAGGCCATCGAGGAAATTTCATTAAAGCCCGTGGAGGCCATGACCGCGGCCGGAGCGCCCTTCGCCAGCGTGCTGACCTTCGCTGTACTGCCCCAGGTGTTCAACCGGTTCATCGGCTTCTCCACCTACCAGTTCGACTCGAACCTTCGAAATTCCACCATGATCGGCGTGGTCGGCGCCGGGGGCATCGGCGGCACCCTCTTCGCCGCGTTCCAGCGCTTCGACTACGATTTCTTGTGCACCATCCTTATTTCCATAATCGCCCTGATCATGCTGGGTGAATCCTTGGCCATCAAGATAAAGGCCGTTTTCAATGACTGA
- the phnC gene encoding phosphonate ABC transporter ATP-binding protein has product MGTMHHNGNGATPRSLSVENLEKSYKRGLPVLKGISFSVEGAVSLGIIGPSGSGKSTLLRCINRLIEPSGGRILAGGQDIAGLAGKDLRHARRLIGMVFQEYNLVERLTVIENVLCGRLGYVPPWRAWLRKYPQEDIDRAFALMDRVGLGEFYNQRADSLSGGQRQRVGIARAVMQDPDIIMADEPTSSLDPKTSVEIMELLTQFSKERSTPLIINIHDVELAKRFCDRIIGISQGVIVFDGPPKDLSVAHLKAIYGGEDWLA; this is encoded by the coding sequence ATGGGTACAATGCATCACAACGGGAACGGGGCCACCCCCCGTTCCCTCTCTGTGGAAAACCTGGAAAAGTCCTACAAGCGCGGTCTTCCCGTGCTCAAGGGCATTTCGTTTAGCGTCGAGGGAGCGGTGTCGCTTGGCATCATCGGCCCGTCCGGGTCGGGCAAGAGCACCCTGCTGCGCTGCATCAACCGCCTCATCGAGCCGAGCGGGGGCAGGATTCTGGCCGGAGGCCAGGATATAGCCGGACTTGCCGGGAAGGACCTGCGCCATGCCCGGCGCCTGATCGGCATGGTGTTCCAGGAATACAACCTGGTGGAGCGCCTGACGGTCATCGAGAACGTGCTGTGCGGCAGGCTCGGGTACGTCCCCCCCTGGCGGGCCTGGCTCCGCAAATACCCTCAGGAAGACATCGACCGGGCCTTCGCGCTCATGGACCGGGTAGGCCTGGGTGAATTCTACAACCAGCGCGCCGACAGCCTGTCCGGCGGCCAGCGCCAACGGGTGGGAATAGCCCGCGCCGTCATGCAGGACCCGGACATCATCATGGCAGACGAGCCCACAAGCTCGCTCGACCCCAAGACCTCCGTGGAGATCATGGAGCTGTTGACCCAGTTCTCAAAGGAGCGTTCCACGCCGCTCATAATAAACATCCACGACGTGGAACTGGCCAAGCGTTTCTGCGACCGCATCATCGGCATTTCCCAGGGCGTGATCGTTTTCGACGGCCCCCCCAAGGACCTGAGCGTGGCTCACCTGAAGGCAATCTATGGCGGCGAGGACTGGCTGGCATGA
- the phnD gene encoding phosphate/phosphite/phosphonate ABC transporter substrate-binding protein codes for MFKRLVTLTLLALALCAATAFAASECKNRGALDASYCDDDKNLVADAPAAGKCQNPGTLVFTYTPVEDPAVYKDLFTDFQEYLSKATGKKVVYYSVQSNAAEVEAMRSGRLHIAGFSTGPTCFAVNLSGYVPIAVKGYEDKFQGYNLIVVVKKDSPYQKLEDLKGKKLAHTSVSSNSGNLAPRALFPKLGLTPDKDYTVVYSGKHDQSVLGVAHGDYDAAAVASDVYDRMVKAGRVEKDSLRVIYRSAMFPTSSFGYWSQLCPDLAKKIQDAFNSYRFNDAMKKAFDGADRFYPVTYQKDWQIIRDINDALGIAYTEEGFRKEEEKEAAAKQKKP; via the coding sequence ATGTTCAAACGCCTTGTCACCCTTACCCTGCTGGCCCTGGCCTTGTGCGCCGCCACGGCCTTCGCCGCGAGCGAATGCAAAAACCGCGGCGCGCTCGACGCCTCCTACTGCGACGACGACAAGAACCTGGTGGCCGACGCGCCGGCAGCGGGCAAATGCCAGAACCCCGGCACACTGGTCTTCACCTACACCCCGGTGGAAGACCCTGCTGTCTACAAGGACCTCTTCACCGATTTCCAGGAATATCTCTCCAAGGCCACCGGCAAGAAAGTGGTGTACTACAGCGTCCAGTCCAACGCTGCCGAGGTCGAGGCCATGCGCTCCGGCAGGCTGCACATCGCTGGCTTCTCCACCGGGCCCACCTGTTTCGCGGTGAATCTGTCCGGGTACGTGCCCATCGCCGTGAAGGGCTACGAGGACAAATTCCAGGGGTACAACCTCATCGTGGTGGTCAAAAAGGACAGCCCGTACCAGAAGCTTGAGGACTTGAAGGGCAAGAAACTGGCCCACACCTCCGTTTCCTCCAACTCGGGCAACCTGGCCCCCCGGGCCCTGTTCCCCAAACTTGGCCTCACACCGGACAAGGACTACACCGTGGTCTATTCCGGCAAGCACGACCAGTCGGTGCTGGGCGTGGCCCACGGCGACTACGACGCCGCCGCGGTCGCCTCGGACGTGTACGACCGCATGGTCAAGGCCGGGCGGGTGGAAAAGGACTCCCTGCGGGTGATCTACCGCAGCGCCATGTTCCCCACATCTTCCTTCGGCTACTGGAGCCAGCTCTGCCCGGATCTGGCCAAGAAGATTCAGGACGCCTTCAACTCCTACCGCTTCAACGACGCCATGAAAAAGGCCTTCGACGGAGCCGACCGGTTCTATCCGGTCACCTACCAGAAGGACTGGCAGATCATCCGGGACATCAACGACGCCCTGGGCATTGCCTACACCGAGGAAGGCTTCCGCAAGGAAGAGGAAAAAGAAGCCGCAGCCAAGCAGAAAAAGCCTTAA
- a CDS encoding TerC family protein, with amino-acid sequence MPITLPTLDFDFFSAFMSIIFVDIVLSGDNAVLIAMAVRNLPPRKRKIGIAFGAGMAVLLRVVLTFFAAQLMGIHYVKLIGGILIAWIGIKLFIEGNPDETSSKECSTLTQAVGTIMVADLAMSLDNVLAVAGASKGDYFLLLFGLGLSIPIVMFASNMVSKFMDRYPVVIYLGAAVLGKVAAEMILTDPFVVESIQPSHAWVYAAEAMAAVGVVLVGKAWLRVMALRPARIEDDTDRR; translated from the coding sequence ATGCCCATCACCCTGCCAACCCTCGATTTTGACTTCTTCTCCGCATTCATGAGCATCATTTTCGTGGACATTGTCTTGTCCGGAGACAATGCCGTGCTTATCGCCATGGCGGTCCGTAACCTTCCCCCCCGGAAGAGGAAAATCGGCATTGCTTTCGGAGCCGGAATGGCCGTTCTTCTTCGGGTGGTGCTGACTTTTTTCGCGGCCCAGCTCATGGGGATTCATTACGTCAAACTGATCGGAGGCATTCTCATAGCTTGGATCGGTATAAAACTTTTCATCGAGGGAAATCCGGATGAGACTTCCAGCAAGGAATGCTCCACTCTCACACAAGCCGTCGGCACGATCATGGTGGCCGACTTGGCCATGTCCCTGGACAATGTCCTGGCCGTGGCCGGGGCTTCCAAAGGAGACTATTTCCTGCTTCTTTTCGGCCTGGGGCTCAGCATTCCCATCGTGATGTTCGCATCGAACATGGTTTCCAAGTTCATGGACCGTTATCCGGTTGTCATCTACTTGGGCGCGGCTGTTTTGGGAAAAGTCGCAGCGGAAATGATCCTCACCGATCCGTTTGTGGTGGAATCGATTCAACCCAGCCATGCCTGGGTCTACGCGGCGGAGGCCATGGCAGCGGTGGGTGTTGTTCTGGTGGGCAAAGCCTGGCTCAGAGTCATGGCTTTGCGACCCGCCCGAATAGAGGATGACACCGACCGCAGATAG
- a CDS encoding tripartite tricarboxylate transporter permease, protein MFSWDLLMQGFGSAISPMNILWALVGSTLGTLVGVLPGIGPSSAIAILLPLTTFLAPTPAIIMMAAIYYGAMYGGSTTAIVVNIPGEASSVPTALDGYEMAKQGRAGPALAISAISSWVAGTLGIVGLTLFAPILAGFALAFGPPEYFALMFMGLSLIISLSGKALFKGIIGATFGLLISLIGQNPLTGAARLTFGSDDLLAGVNFISVIIGLFALGEVFTNVEQKVSLVYKSTKLDWMPKWADIWLCRWTMLRSTIIGFFMGLLPGCAPAVTTFVAYDVEKRLSKTPEIFGKGSIQGVAAPEGANNATSSAGFVPLFAFGLPTGPALAVLLGGFMMYGLQPGPMLFQNNGEFVWAVIASMYIGNVICLILNLPLIPLWARIAYIPFPVLGPLIVLFSVIGAYSIRFMMFDVWVALLFGVVGYLMRKLKFPVASLVLATVLAAMLETSLSQSLMLSRGSLAIFFTRPIALGFMLLAFASIARGLWIQFKSGAPEALADADD, encoded by the coding sequence ATGTTCTCTTGGGATCTCTTGATGCAGGGGTTCGGATCGGCCATATCGCCGATGAACATCCTGTGGGCCCTGGTGGGAAGCACGCTGGGCACGCTGGTGGGGGTGCTCCCCGGCATCGGCCCGTCCTCCGCCATAGCAATCCTTTTGCCCCTGACCACGTTTCTAGCTCCCACCCCGGCCATCATCATGATGGCCGCCATATACTACGGCGCCATGTACGGCGGCTCCACCACGGCCATCGTGGTGAACATCCCTGGGGAGGCCTCCTCGGTGCCCACGGCCCTGGACGGCTATGAAATGGCCAAGCAGGGCCGTGCCGGTCCGGCCCTGGCAATATCCGCCATATCCTCCTGGGTTGCCGGGACGCTTGGCATAGTGGGGCTGACATTGTTCGCCCCCATCCTGGCCGGTTTCGCCCTGGCCTTCGGCCCTCCGGAGTACTTCGCCCTGATGTTCATGGGGTTGTCGCTCATCATAAGCCTCTCGGGCAAAGCGCTTTTCAAGGGCATCATCGGCGCGACGTTCGGCCTGCTCATAAGCCTCATCGGCCAGAACCCCCTTACCGGGGCGGCCCGCCTGACCTTCGGCTCGGACGACCTGCTGGCCGGGGTGAACTTCATAAGCGTCATCATCGGTCTGTTCGCTCTGGGCGAAGTGTTCACCAACGTGGAGCAGAAGGTCAGCCTGGTGTATAAATCCACCAAACTCGACTGGATGCCCAAATGGGCCGACATATGGCTGTGCCGCTGGACAATGCTCCGCTCCACGATCATTGGTTTCTTTATGGGACTATTGCCTGGCTGCGCCCCGGCCGTGACCACCTTCGTGGCCTACGACGTGGAAAAACGCCTCTCCAAGACGCCGGAGATCTTCGGCAAAGGCTCCATCCAGGGTGTGGCCGCCCCCGAAGGCGCCAACAACGCAACTTCCAGCGCGGGTTTCGTTCCCCTGTTCGCCTTTGGCCTGCCCACCGGCCCCGCCCTGGCCGTGCTGCTCGGCGGATTCATGATGTACGGCCTGCAGCCTGGCCCCATGCTCTTTCAGAACAACGGGGAATTCGTCTGGGCGGTCATTGCCAGCATGTACATAGGCAACGTCATCTGTCTTATTCTCAATCTGCCCCTGATTCCCCTCTGGGCACGCATCGCCTACATCCCCTTTCCGGTGCTCGGACCGCTGATCGTCCTCTTCTCGGTGATCGGCGCCTACAGCATCCGCTTCATGATGTTCGATGTCTGGGTTGCTCTGCTGTTCGGCGTGGTGGGCTATCTGATGCGAAAGCTCAAGTTCCCGGTGGCGTCTCTGGTCCTGGCCACGGTTCTGGCCGCAATGCTGGAGACGTCCCTGTCGCAGTCCCTGATGCTTTCCAGGGGATCACTCGCCATCTTCTTCACCCGCCCCATCGCCCTGGGCTTCATGCTCCTGGCGTTCGCCTCAATCGCACGGGGATTGTGGATCCAGTTCAAGAGCGGGGCACCGGAGGCATTGGCCGACGCCGACGACTAA
- a CDS encoding tripartite tricarboxylate transporter TctB family protein, giving the protein MRSLRVMDIVSGFVIAGIGLAFLLSSLSITDLLGERLPPWLLPMTLSGITVVAGLLLSLKSWRSTPAVDIKVEWPDRSSFLFLLVFVAVTVLYLMLIGVIGMPLATGCYVTATVWQLNKRIVQALIVAAITAIIVHYVFSIGLEMNFPSGVFGK; this is encoded by the coding sequence GTGAGATCACTACGCGTAATGGATATCGTCAGTGGCTTTGTGATTGCCGGAATCGGCCTCGCCTTTCTCTTAAGTTCCTTAAGCATCACGGATTTGCTGGGGGAACGCCTCCCGCCGTGGCTGCTGCCAATGACTCTCAGTGGCATCACCGTGGTCGCGGGGCTCTTGCTCTCGCTTAAGTCATGGCGCTCCACCCCGGCGGTGGACATCAAGGTGGAGTGGCCGGACCGCTCGAGCTTTCTGTTCCTGCTGGTTTTCGTTGCGGTCACTGTGCTCTACCTGATGCTCATCGGCGTGATCGGCATGCCTCTGGCCACGGGGTGCTACGTCACGGCCACTGTCTGGCAACTCAACAAGCGTATCGTCCAGGCCCTTATTGTCGCCGCGATCACGGCCATAATCGTCCACTATGTCTTCAGCATAGGGCTGGAAATGAACTTCCCGTCCGGCGTGTTCGGTAAATAG